The DNA region TGCGAAGCCAGTTCCGAAACCAGCTCGTCCAAACTTTTACCAATAAGATTTTTACGCCCGTCAAACGCCGTGTCTGGCGCTATCAAAGCTGTCGTGCAACCTGCCATTATTAAACTCGTTATTATTAGTGTAATATTATTACTATAATTGCTCCTTTTTGTCTACAAACTAATATGATAATATTGCCCAATAAAATAAACTAAAAAAAAGTCCTGGAGACGTGTACGAATGGCTACTAAAGCCCAAAGACGGAAACCCCCAGCCTCGGCGGCCCGTGTGAAACATCCTCAAGATTATGCGTTAATGCAACGCGTGGCGGCGAATGACAGTGCAGCAGTAGAAGAACTTTCCCAAAAGTTTAAGCCTTTAATTCTTAATGTCGCTTGTAAAAGAGGTTTTCGCAACGAACAAGAAGATGTGTTGCAGGAAGTTCTGGTAAAAGCTTGGAAAACTGCCGGGAGATACGATGGCAATCAGTCTAAATTAACCACTTGGATGTTTCGCATAGTGGATCGTCATACAATCGACCTTCTTAAAAGCAGAAACACTCTATCGAGAAGTGCTAGAAAAACATGTTCGCTGAATGGGTCTCAAATAGTTTCTGCCTCTACCGCTGCCGCGCCGGTGGATTTCCATCTGGC from Alphaproteobacteria bacterium includes:
- a CDS encoding sigma-70 family RNA polymerase sigma factor — encoded protein: MATKAQRRKPPASAARVKHPQDYALMQRVAANDSAAVEELSQKFKPLILNVACKRGFRNEQEDVLQEVLVKAWKTAGRYDGNQSKLTTWMFRIVDRHTIDLLKSRNTLSRSARKTCSLNGSQIVSASTAAAPVDFHLADLLNRAPIADHEREILGLYYGAGMGFSTIAAMTGYTTPGAKSVGHRALQKIKHMPEVRRNINGGRIKTRS